Genomic segment of Streptomyces sp. NA02950:
GGTCGGGCTGTACGTCCCGGGCGGCCGCGCGGTCTACCCCTCCTCCGTGGTGATGAACGTGGTGCCCGCGCAGGAGGCCGGGGTCGGCTCGATGGCCGTCACCTCCCCGCCGCAGAGCGAGTTCGGCGGGCTGCCGCACCCCACCATCCTGGCGGCCTGCGCCCTGCTGGGCGTCGACGAGGTCTACGCGGCCGGGGGCGCCCAGGCGGTGGCCATGTTCGCCTACGGCACCGAGGAGTGCCGCCCGGTCTCGATGGTGACCGGTCCGGGCAACATCTGGGTCGTCGCCGCCAAGCGCCTGCTCAAGGGCCGGATCGGCATCGACGCCGAGGCCGGGCCCACCGAGATCGCCATCCTCGCCGACGCCACCGCCGACCCGGCGCACGTCGCCGCGGACCTGATCAGCCAGGCCGAGCACGATCCGCTGGCCGCGTCGGTGCTGGTCACCGACTCCGAGGAGCTGGCCACCGCGGTCGAGAAGGAGCTCGAGGTCCAGATCGCGGCCACCAAACATGTCGAGGACCGGATCCGCCCGGCGCTCTCCGGCCGCCAGTCCGGCATCGTGCTGGTCGACGGGGTCGACCAGGGCCTGGCCGTGGTGGACGCGTACGCGGCCGAGCACCTGGAGATCCAGACCGAGGACGCGGCGGCGGTCGCCGCCCGGGTGCGGAACGCCGGGGCGGTCTTCGTCGGGGCGTACGCGCCCGTCTCCCTCGGCGACTACGCCGCGGGCTCCAACCACGTGCTGCCCACCGGCGGCTGCGCCTGCCACTCCTCCGGGCTGTCCGTGCAGTCCTTCCTGCGCGGTATCCATGTGGTGGACTACAGCCGGGAGGCGCTGGCCGAGGTCGCGGGCCATGTGGTGACGCTCGCCGAGGCGGAGGACCTGCCCGCCCACGGCGCCGCGGTGAAGGCAAGGTTCGACTGGAAGGTGCCACCGAGCAAGTGACCGGCATTGACGATCTTCCGATCCGGGAAGAGCTCCGTGGCAAGTCCCCGTACGGCGCTCCACAGCTCGATGTGCCCGTGCGGCTGAACACCAACGAGAATCCGTATCCGCTGCCCGAGCCCCTGGTGGCCCGGATCGCGGAGCGGGTCGCCGAGGCGGCCCGCGAGCTCAACCGCTACCCGGACCGGGACGCGGTCGAGCTCCGCACCGAGCTGGCCCGCTACCTCACCCGCACCGCCGGGCTCGAGGTCGGCGTGGCCAACGTCTGGGCGGCCAACGGGTCCAACGAGGTGTTGCAGCAGCTGCTCCAGACCTTCGGCGGCCCGGGGCGCACCGCGATCGGCTTCGAGCCCTCGTACTCGATGCACGCGCTGATCTCCCGCTCCACCGGCACCGGCTGGATCTCCGGCCCGCGGAACGCGGATTTCACCATCGATGTCGACGCGGCCCGCGCGGCCATCGCGGAGCTCCGGCCCAACGTCGTGTTCATCACCTCCCCGAACAACCCCACGGGGACGGCCGTCGAGGCGGCCACGGTGCTGGCGCTGTACGAGGCGGCGCAGGCCGCCGGGGCGGACACTGCCGGGGCGCTCGTCGTGGTCGACGAGGCGTACGGGGAGTTCAGCCACCACCCCTCGCTGCTGCCGCTGATCGAGAACCGCCCGCGGCTGGTCCTCTCCCGGACCATGTCCAAGGCGTTCGGCGCCGCCGGACTGCGGCTGGGCTATCTCGCCGCGCACCCGGCCGTGGTGGACGCCGTCCAGCTCGTCCGGCTGCCGTACCACCTGTCCGCCGTCACCCAGGCCACCGCGCTGGCCGCCCTGGAGCACACCGATACGCTGCTGGGGTACGTCGAGGCGCTCAAGGCCGAGCGCGACCGGCTGGTCGGCGAGCTGCGCAGCATCGGCTGCGAGGTGACCGACTCGGACGCCAACTTCGTGCAGTTCGGCCGCTTCGAGGACGCGCACGCGGCATGGCAGGGCCTGCTGGACCGGGGTGTTCTGGTCCGTGACAACGGCGTACCGGGATGGCTGCGGGTCACCGCGGGCACCCCCACCGAGAACGACGCGTTCCTCGACGCGGTACGCGAGCTGATGAAGGAGAAGAGCGCATGACCCGCGTTGGACGCGTGGAGCGCACCACCAAGGAGACCTCGGTCGTCGTCGAGATCGACCTCGACGGCACCGGACAGGTCGACGTATCGACCGGTGTGGGCTTCTACGACCACATGCTCGACCAGCTGGGCCGCCACGGCCTCTTCGACCTCACGGTCAAGACCGAGGGCGACCTGCACATCGACACCCACCACACCATCGAGGACACCGCCCTCGCGCTCGGTGCCGCGTTCAAGCAGGCGCTCGGCGACAAGGTGGGCATCTACCGCTTCGGCAACTGCACGGTGCCGCTGGACGAGTCGCTCGCCCAGGTGACCGTCGACCTCTCCGGCCGCCCCTACCTGGTGCACAGCGAGCCGGAGAACATCGCG
This window contains:
- a CDS encoding histidinol-phosphate transaminase; this translates as MTGIDDLPIREELRGKSPYGAPQLDVPVRLNTNENPYPLPEPLVARIAERVAEAARELNRYPDRDAVELRTELARYLTRTAGLEVGVANVWAANGSNEVLQQLLQTFGGPGRTAIGFEPSYSMHALISRSTGTGWISGPRNADFTIDVDAARAAIAELRPNVVFITSPNNPTGTAVEAATVLALYEAAQAAGADTAGALVVVDEAYGEFSHHPSLLPLIENRPRLVLSRTMSKAFGAAGLRLGYLAAHPAVVDAVQLVRLPYHLSAVTQATALAALEHTDTLLGYVEALKAERDRLVGELRSIGCEVTDSDANFVQFGRFEDAHAAWQGLLDRGVLVRDNGVPGWLRVTAGTPTENDAFLDAVRELMKEKSA
- the hisB gene encoding imidazoleglycerol-phosphate dehydratase HisB — encoded protein: MTRVGRVERTTKETSVVVEIDLDGTGQVDVSTGVGFYDHMLDQLGRHGLFDLTVKTEGDLHIDTHHTIEDTALALGAAFKQALGDKVGIYRFGNCTVPLDESLAQVTVDLSGRPYLVHSEPENIAPMIGTYDTTMTRHILESFVAQAQIALHVHVPYGRNAHHIVECQFKALARALRYASERDPRAAGILPSTKGAL
- the hisD gene encoding histidinol dehydrogenase, yielding MISRIDLRGAALSEGGIDRDLLPRAELDVEAALEKVRPICEDVRHRGTAALIDYALRFDGVALDRVRVPAEALQRALAELDPAVRAALEESIRRARRVHRAQRRTDHTTQVVPGGTVTERWVPVERVGLYVPGGRAVYPSSVVMNVVPAQEAGVGSMAVTSPPQSEFGGLPHPTILAACALLGVDEVYAAGGAQAVAMFAYGTEECRPVSMVTGPGNIWVVAAKRLLKGRIGIDAEAGPTEIAILADATADPAHVAADLISQAEHDPLAASVLVTDSEELATAVEKELEVQIAATKHVEDRIRPALSGRQSGIVLVDGVDQGLAVVDAYAAEHLEIQTEDAAAVAARVRNAGAVFVGAYAPVSLGDYAAGSNHVLPTGGCACHSSGLSVQSFLRGIHVVDYSREALAEVAGHVVTLAEAEDLPAHGAAVKARFDWKVPPSK